The window GATTATTTTGCAGGGCGAGTGCTTTAAGGATCCAGTCTTGACTGACCTTCAGAGAACATGAGGTCATCTGTGTATGATTTAGAATCTTTTAGGTCCAGACTCAGAAATGGACAAAAAGAGAAATCTTGAGACGCGagaccagctggaggagcacttCGACAGCCCCGCGCTCCGATCACCAAAGGGATCACTAAtgccttcacaccccacatCCCAAGACTACAGGACCTTGGCAAGGTCATTCTCCAGCACCTAGAGAACGTTGTTCACCACCACATTGAGAACACTGGAACACCCACAAGCGTTGGATGGTTGGTGTGactaaaaatagaagaaaagtgGCTTTTAAAGACACACAGGTGGAAAAGGAGTCATCAGACGTgtcaggaggaaaagaggacacAAAGTGCTTTTGATTAAAGCCCCCAGGCTTTGAACTTTGGACAGTCAAATGTCCCTCCAGAATCTGgaatgtcacaaaaatgtcatCATCTTTTTCTCAGCACCTTATCAACAGTCCCTGAAAATTCTATTAAAACCCTTTCATCATTCTTTGCgttattttgctaaaaaaaaggCTAGCTTTCACATCATCTCCTAGGCAGAGGTAACGACGTTGATGCCCTTTAAGACCTGATGCCGGATTCGTTCAAGTgaataaaggcaacacaagTGTGAATTTGTTATTCACACAGTTCTGAATTCATCACCTAAATTTAATTAAATCCCTGATTATTGTAGACAGCTATTGTTAATAAAGATGCATGCACGTAGTGTTGTCGGAGCATGTTTTGGTTTGTGGCTGCATCTCCTGCAGCTATGAAGCTGTTTATCTCTGCTGTCTTTACTATTCGAGGCTCATTTTGCTGCTAAAGCAGACTCACATCGTGGGTGTGTGCTAATTCCTGAGCTacacacaacacagcagcaTAAAAAGGCTCAACCGCCTACCAATGTGCCAAACATATATATTTTGGTAAAATTCAAATTTGTTCCTGGTAATTGTTATGTCAACACTGGATTGGGATCGTTTTTTCACCTTAGAGGAACAACTGGGTGAGGAGGAGAACGATGTTCTGCTGGTAAACCGGTGGATTAAAGAGGTTTTAATTTTGGAGATGGATCATGTGACCAGCTCTACTATATATATCTATGAGTGGGGGTCCACATATCTGCTAAAGATGGCTTCAAATTCTCGCTCCCTGTGAGCCAGACTAGAATAATATCAACCACTGGGTTGGATCAGACAAAGATGCTTCATGGAGCAACAATTTTATGCTGTTCTTTGAATTTTAATACACAATTTGGAAATCACATAGTTACACTccaaaaagaaaagcatttaaCAACGTGCACCAAACTGTTGATAATACCGCAAACGACATCCAACATATGAAGTAAAatgttttattgctttaaaaatgtttttattttatgattaaGGGATGCTGCTGTTCCCAACACAAGCAAGACGGTTACACAACCACAGGGATGAGGGCGTCTTTACTTTTATACAGAAAATCTACAAACGACACGAATGAGTTGAACATGAAAGATTAACTCAATGAAAAAGTGAAAGTACTTCAGAGTTGACTCATCTCTACCGATAAATAATCACACAACTAGTCTGCAACTGCCCCggcacaaaaaagaaagataaagaatTCCATTCCTGGCCTCTTCGGCGCCACATTTCACAGTTTTTGGTGACTAAGCTGGCAGTTCATAATAAAGGTGTTAGAATAAAACTGTTCTAACCGTAGCGTCTGGGAAGCAGGGCGAGGGATCTACAGCATGTGAAGGACCACTCACACCCTTTTAATATGTCATCACTAATATCAAACGCTGGTCCCAGTTAATTCCGGAGATGGTCAGCGCTGACTGTTGTGTAATGTGCATTAAAAGTAAATAGAGTCGGACAGAACGAGtgcagcctgcagctgctcGGCATTGTCTCGCAACACAGCAGAGATCCCTATACTTAAACATCAGTGGCGTTTCTTATGTTTCTTGCTAAAATATTGCTAATGGGGGAAAGTGAATCTAAGCCTGCTGTCTACTGTCAGAGCTCATTAAAGCAAGTCTACTCTAAAAGAGGATTCGGGATAATGTGAAGATTTGCTCTGCGGTGTTACCTGTTCCATTAAAGCTCCTCTATatcctcatcatcttccacATCTCTTTATCGCTTCATTACACCAATGTTATAGATCGCAGCACACATACCAGCATGGAGTGATTTGTTTTCCAACAACTAAATAATACACCTGCAAAATCTCGTTTTATGGAAGCGGCAAGCCAATTTCACAGACATGAGCTCTGCAGTCTTTTGAGCTTTGCAAACAGGCCCGCAGGCAGTCCCTTTTTCATTTAGTCCTAAAGCTTTCACCATACTCTACTTAACGTGTGTCACAAAGGCCCCCCTtacacaacacgcacacaccattGTAAGGCCATGAAGGCGTGTGAGTCCACAAACATGTTACATAAGCAGCAATATGGTGGACGGCCTAACTTGCTTCACAGGAATCTTGTTCGACGTGTCCGGCgttgcttttctttccatctgCGGCCAGTGCTGTTTGACATCGTGAAGAGGGTGCAGAGCGTTTCAGAGACTCCCGAAGCATGGTGCCAGCTCCCCGGTCTGACATCGCGTTGGCTTTGCGGTAACAACCCCGCAGGCCTCTGCGGAAGCGTATGGTGAACAGGCCGTAAATGACGGGGTCAAGGCAGGTGTTGAAAAGTCCAAAGATGAACAGGATGTGGGTGAGGGAGTGAGACACCTTTCCCTCCAGGTCATCTGGGAAGAACCAGTACCACAAACCCAGCAGGTAGTACGGAGTCCAGCAGATTATGAAGCAGAGCACTATGACGATGCTCATTTTCAGAGTCCTCATCCGAGCTTTGGGGATGTTGTTCTTTGAGCAGCGGAGATCGAACTCATTTGAGGACactgaagacagaaaacaacaagATGAGCTGGGGCTTGGCATAAAATAAAGAATGGTCAACAAAGCGGTTTGTTTCTACTCCCTCTCTCTGGACTAACATGATGTTGGCTTTAAATTTACACCTGCACACTCACAACCATTATTCTACCACAACCAGGCTTAGAAATTTGTCAGTAATTTTAAGAGAGCGTATAGCTGCCATGAGGTTGGAGCTCATTACTGCAGAAACAAGCACAGGCGTGAACTCACAGCTCTTTTTCGACATGCGTTTGGAGATCTGGATGAAGATCCGGGTGTAGCAGATAATCATGATAACCAGCGGCAACAGGAAGAGGCAGGAGAAGGTGAACATGTTGTAGGCTGTTTCCTGCCAGTGACTGTGGAAGCTTCCTCGGGTGGTGCACTGAGTAAAGTTTGCTGGATAGGTGATGGTCACATTGTGGAAAATAAATACCTGTTAAATTAAAGCAAAAAGAGATAATAAGGAATTAGTGTAGTGTAGCAACAGACTTTTCTCTACGAGACAACCTGTCACGCCTGTGGTTCCTTGTTTCATTCCTACACTGATCTTCAGCCTTTCACAAAATATATATTGTTGTTACTTAGTGTAGAGTGTAAGATGATTGaagttattatttattattaggTGGCATTTTAAAAGATCAGTCCTGGGCCACAGTGGtagctttttcccccccagaatATGCAATAAAAGAATATATGTGACCTTTTTCAACATGTATCATTTTCAGAGGATTTAATTTGCCTGGCATTAAAAAGCCACCAGAGGTGAAGTTGCTATGTGGACTCCTGGTTGCTTTTCATCTtctgcctctttcttcttcacctgcaggtTCAGTGTTGACTGGGTTGAACCCCACACAATCCTTAGGTTCAAGTGAATTTCACTCTATATGATCCTAATGTGATCATCCAATTGCTGAATGCAATCCAGTCACAAAAAGGCAAGCTCTGTCTCGAcattttcagaaaagcctctgcCTTATCCCACCAGGATTAAGGAATCCGAGTGTTAATGATAGAGCCACTAATCCCTGGAACCATGTGGCCGCCTGGAACCGTGCACTTCTGTAAATACAGAGATCCATGTGAcaggaaaaatgataaaattcaCAGAAAGAATTTCCTCTGGGATATGCTGTTTTTCCTCTATTTTGATGCATTTGAGACTTGCAAATGTATGCAAATATATCCATTCATCTTTTGCCAGCTATATAGGCACATAGCCTGCTTACATTGCTGTTGTGTAGGTACTTATGAGAAGTTTCGGGAAAGAGGGGGAAGCCTGACAGGGTATTCCAACCTTTCATgggtattttaaataaatggtgGCGAAGCCCCACCACAGATAATCTGCATATAAAAGGACTCAAAGCAGAATTGATCCAATTGCAACAGCGTGTTGTCCTACAGCTTCTATATAATCCTGGTCCCTTTGCCAGGCTGCTCTTTggagattttatttcattcctAATGCTCACACATCCTCTCGAAACAAAACCAGCAATATCCAAGGTCCGTGGGCTGGCGGGATGAGGACCGCCTTCAAATCAATAGATGAAACAAGGGAAATCATTTTCAAATCCAGGGTATTTGAGGTCTATAGTTCAGTCTCACAGTTAGTGACTGATATCAAGCAAGTCACCTGGACATGTGGGCCAAACTAGTTGTGAACTAAAGGCAGAACACGTAGAAAGTGTGTGCAGGAGATCTTCACAGCCGCCTCAAAGACCTTCGTCTCTCTCAACTCTGAATACATCCTCAATGAAATATAATTCACTTTATTGTCTGTAACCAGAGTGGTTGCTTCTTACCTGAGGAATTGACAACACGGCGCTCATCGTCCACGCCACCGTCAGCATCACCTTGTTTCTTCTCCGGGCCATGATGATAGCCAGAGGGTTGAGGATTGCAAACTGTCTGTCCAGGCTGATCACCACGGTGACAAAGGCGCACGAGTACATCGCCTGTAGCTTCAGAAACATCAGGATTCTGCAGGCCAGGTCGCTGGCCACCCACTGAACTGTTATGTTCCACACTGCGTCCACAGGCATCACGATGAAGGTCACCAGAAGATCGGCTACAGTTAGGTTGATTATCAGCACGCGCACGTGGGATTTACGTTTCTGTCCATTGACTGCCCACAGCGCCGCCAGGTTGCAGAAGGTTGAAATCCCACACAGGATGAAGGTGACGATGACTCGAACTTTGGCCGCTGTGGTAAACGTGGGGAGCTGCAGCGCCGCGGCTGCTGACGTCAGGTTACCGTGAGGAGCCAGGAAGTCCCAGCTGCCGTTGAGGTCAGCCCCTGAGCTCTGCTGATACATGATGACCGGGCGATGGCGGCAGGAGGAGGCATTCATTTTGTGTCCCTCAGCATTTTGTTCATCT is drawn from Takifugu flavidus isolate HTHZ2018 chromosome 2, ASM371156v2, whole genome shotgun sequence and contains these coding sequences:
- the LOC130517698 gene encoding putative gonadotropin-releasing hormone II receptor, whose protein sequence is MNASSCRHRPVIMYQQSSGADLNGSWDFLAPHGNLTSAAAALQLPTFTTAAKVRVIVTFILCGISTFCNLAALWAVNGQKRKSHVRVLIINLTVADLLVTFIVMPVDAVWNITVQWVASDLACRILMFLKLQAMYSCAFVTVVISLDRQFAILNPLAIIMARRRNKVMLTVAWTMSAVLSIPQVFIFHNVTITYPANFTQCTTRGSFHSHWQETAYNMFTFSCLFLLPLVIMIICYTRIFIQISKRMSKKSLSSNEFDLRCSKNNIPKARMRTLKMSIVIVLCFIICWTPYYLLGLWYWFFPDDLEGKVSHSLTHILFIFGLFNTCLDPVIYGLFTIRFRRGLRGCYRKANAMSDRGAGTMLRESLKRSAPSSRCQTALAADGKKSNAGHVEQDSCEAS